In a genomic window of Vibrio gigantis:
- a CDS encoding IS110-like element ISVisp6 family transposase gives MSDYSYFCGIDLAKNHFSLHAVDQNGKVILHKSVTRSKLLTTIANMPLMRIGVEACGGAHYWARTLNKLGHDARIMAVKYVVPYRTKGKNDLNDAVAICEAVQRPSTRFVPVKSPEQQAILSVHRMREHWVRERTALMNRMRALLSEFGLIIPVGRSSLMKQVPLMLEDAENELPHLARTVIADAYQHLGELNQRIADTEQVFDSFAKVSANVQRVMKVRGIGPQTATAILASIGNGSQFDKSRDFSAWLGLVPKQYSTGGKPRLGRITKHGDKYLRTLLVHGARTVIANLGDKQDKLSQWCRGVLERRGMNRAIVALAAKNARIIWSLLHNQTEYENYAA, from the coding sequence ATGTCTGATTATTCTTATTTCTGCGGTATCGACCTAGCTAAAAACCACTTCAGTCTTCATGCCGTAGACCAAAATGGTAAGGTCATACTTCATAAGTCAGTAACCCGCTCTAAACTACTGACTACAATAGCAAATATGCCACTCATGCGTATAGGCGTCGAAGCGTGTGGTGGTGCACATTATTGGGCAAGAACACTCAATAAACTGGGGCATGACGCCCGTATTATGGCCGTTAAATACGTAGTTCCTTATCGAACTAAGGGAAAGAATGACCTTAATGATGCTGTTGCCATATGCGAAGCTGTTCAGCGTCCATCAACTCGCTTTGTACCCGTAAAATCCCCCGAGCAACAAGCCATCCTATCGGTACATAGAATGAGAGAGCATTGGGTTCGTGAACGCACCGCGCTTATGAATCGCATGCGTGCCCTGCTTTCTGAATTCGGATTAATCATTCCTGTTGGTCGCTCTTCATTGATGAAACAGGTTCCCTTAATGCTCGAAGATGCAGAAAATGAACTGCCACACCTCGCAAGAACAGTAATTGCCGATGCTTACCAACACCTTGGAGAATTGAATCAACGTATCGCAGATACTGAACAAGTCTTCGATTCTTTTGCTAAGGTCAGCGCTAATGTTCAACGAGTGATGAAGGTTCGTGGCATTGGACCGCAAACCGCTACTGCGATACTCGCTTCGATAGGTAATGGTTCTCAATTTGATAAAAGTCGCGATTTCTCTGCTTGGCTAGGCTTAGTACCAAAGCAATATTCGACAGGAGGGAAACCTCGCTTAGGCCGGATAACTAAACACGGCGACAAATACTTACGAACACTATTAGTTCACGGAGCAAGGACCGTGATTGCCAACCTTGGCGACAAGCAAGATAAGTTAAGTCAGTGGTGTCGAGGCGTCCTGGAGCGCAGAGGAATGAACCGAGCAATAGTGGCACTTGCCGCGAAGAACGCACGAATTATATGGTCGCTTTTACACAATCAAACCGAATACGAAAACTATGCTGCTTAA
- a CDS encoding GTP pyrophosphokinase, whose amino-acid sequence MKDSDEIIKEYSKDKAVYDSLEKVTNGLISTLLSNDSIDVHSITSRCKTVSSLRGKVNRPDKSYSSLKDITDIVGLRVTTYFSDHVDIISQIIENEFVVDRENSIDKRKAIEPDRFGYMSLHLVAEHADTRTNLPEYKKFKGIKFEIQIRTILQHAWAEIEHDIGYKSSSQVPVSLRRRFSRLSGLLELADEEFFGIRNEISAYKNELVDSIKSNPLSVNLDLDSIESFVSNNELVNELENEFSKVFNCPLTDSSRNMLSRFLNHMNSLDINTIHDLSDAYLQSQQYLVPFLEIWLMDPDGSKAKFPSVERGISLLYVCYITLALRDDEKYFQKFIENSKFGANIESKIKSTFSRLSVE is encoded by the coding sequence ATGAAAGATAGTGATGAGATAATAAAAGAGTATAGTAAAGATAAGGCGGTCTATGATTCTTTAGAAAAAGTGACCAACGGGCTAATTTCAACCTTACTATCAAATGATTCAATCGATGTTCATTCAATTACAAGTCGATGTAAAACTGTAAGTAGTCTACGCGGAAAAGTAAATCGTCCAGATAAAAGTTACTCTTCGTTAAAAGATATTACTGATATCGTAGGGCTCCGTGTTACTACGTACTTCTCCGATCATGTGGATATAATCTCACAAATTATCGAGAATGAATTTGTTGTAGACAGAGAAAACTCCATTGATAAGCGCAAAGCAATTGAACCAGATCGGTTTGGATACATGTCTCTTCACTTGGTAGCAGAGCATGCTGATACTCGGACAAATCTCCCAGAATATAAGAAGTTTAAAGGTATTAAGTTTGAAATACAGATCCGAACTATTCTTCAACATGCATGGGCAGAAATTGAACATGACATAGGGTACAAATCTAGTTCTCAAGTTCCTGTTAGCTTGAGACGCAGATTCTCAAGACTGTCTGGACTTTTGGAGTTGGCTGATGAAGAGTTTTTCGGTATAAGAAATGAAATCAGTGCTTATAAGAATGAATTGGTAGACTCGATAAAATCAAATCCTCTTTCTGTAAATTTAGATCTAGATTCAATTGAAAGTTTTGTTAGTAACAATGAACTGGTAAATGAATTGGAAAATGAATTCAGTAAGGTCTTCAATTGTCCATTAACTGATAGCAGTAGAAATATGTTAAGCCGATTCCTTAATCATATGAATAGTTTGGATATTAATACTATTCATGACTTGTCTGACGCATACCTTCAAAGTCAGCAGTATTTAGTACCATTCTTAGAGATCTGGCTCATGGATCCAGATGGTTCAAAGGCTAAATTCCCGTCGGTTGAACGCGGAATCTCGCTCTTATATGTATGCTACATCACATTAGCATTGAGAGATGATGAAAAGTATTTCCAGAAATTTATAGAGAACTCTAAGTTTGGAGCTAATATCGAAAGTAAAATTAAGTCAACCTTCTCTCGTTTAAGCGTTGAATAA
- a CDS encoding SIR2 family protein codes for MLIEKYISMIDEGGPKSYYSFETLVQHLLKKHVESQNKPFSHFDRRKMADFGDAIAPEGFDNFDGPTLIEVKFNLDNVHFKKYIERLFRFTEYSDLKSEFKHLIIISAKPIPARFVERYGEILSSGNWPFKVSLWGPKELNIVVEKHQQLAEEIANNLFSLRLDDAIKNQSVDWKQERTNTIETIASCYKRGQFSLILGAGVSSSAGMPDWNTLLNSLFVRYMAMKFDGDMTISDEDITELVQRLNVIDEPSALMAARYLRRGLSNNGRDAQGFIEAVTDSLYKLRNTSFDINSPLIKSLSSMCIPRRTGAKIKSVVTYNFDDLLERQLSSDSIQFRSIYTENESYDPDDLPVYHAHGFLPEDQSNYQDLNESTLVFSEEGYHHIYSNPYHWSNLVQLNTFRENNCLMVGLSMTDPNLRRLLDISSKNLEHSKHFAFMKRLTAGDFCFNGTETVENQIIGNVESAEKFLKQHHTLNEELMRELGVTIVWYENYAEIPEIIARVVGN; via the coding sequence ATGTTAATAGAAAAATATATATCAATGATTGATGAAGGTGGTCCGAAGAGTTATTACTCTTTTGAAACGTTGGTTCAGCATTTGTTAAAGAAGCATGTTGAAAGTCAAAATAAACCTTTTAGTCATTTCGACCGAAGAAAGATGGCTGATTTTGGGGATGCTATAGCTCCTGAAGGTTTTGATAATTTTGATGGTCCAACACTAATTGAAGTCAAATTCAATCTAGATAATGTACATTTCAAGAAGTATATTGAGCGATTATTTCGTTTTACCGAATATAGTGATTTAAAGTCTGAGTTTAAGCACCTAATCATAATATCAGCTAAACCTATACCAGCTCGTTTTGTTGAAAGATATGGGGAAATATTGTCCTCGGGAAACTGGCCATTTAAAGTGAGTTTATGGGGGCCAAAGGAATTAAATATAGTAGTAGAAAAACATCAGCAGCTTGCAGAAGAAATTGCAAATAACTTGTTCTCATTGAGACTTGATGATGCCATTAAAAATCAAAGTGTCGATTGGAAACAAGAACGAACAAATACAATTGAAACGATAGCTAGTTGTTATAAAAGAGGGCAGTTTTCTTTAATACTAGGCGCTGGTGTTTCGAGTAGTGCAGGTATGCCTGATTGGAATACGCTTTTAAATTCGCTATTTGTAAGGTATATGGCGATGAAATTTGATGGCGATATGACAATCTCCGATGAGGATATTACAGAACTTGTTCAGAGGTTGAACGTTATAGACGAACCTTCTGCTCTCATGGCTGCTCGTTATTTGCGCAGAGGGCTATCTAACAATGGTCGAGATGCTCAAGGTTTTATTGAAGCTGTCACTGATAGCCTTTACAAGCTAAGAAATACATCATTCGATATTAATTCACCACTAATTAAGTCGTTATCTTCTATGTGTATACCTAGACGAACAGGAGCTAAGATTAAATCAGTAGTTACATATAATTTTGATGATTTATTAGAGCGTCAATTGTCGAGTGATTCTATTCAATTTAGGTCAATTTATACTGAGAATGAAAGTTATGATCCTGATGACTTGCCAGTATACCATGCGCATGGTTTTTTGCCTGAAGACCAATCAAATTATCAAGACTTAAATGAATCTACGTTGGTTTTTTCTGAGGAAGGCTATCATCATATCTATTCTAATCCATATCATTGGTCTAATTTAGTCCAACTTAATACTTTTAGAGAAAATAATTGTTTGATGGTTGGTTTATCTATGACAGATCCTAATTTGAGAAGGCTTCTGGATATATCATCAAAAAATTTAGAACATAGTAAACACTTTGCATTTATGAAGCGTTTAACTGCTGGTGACTTTTGTTTTAACGGTACTGAAACGGTGGAAAATCAAATAATTGGCAATGTGGAGTCAGCTGAAAAGTTTTTGAAACAACATCATACGCTTAATGAAGAGCTGATGCGAGAACTTGGGGTCACAATAGTCTGGTATGAGAACTACGCAGAAATCCCTGAAATTATTGCGCGTGTCGTGGGAAATTAA
- a CDS encoding HNH endonuclease — translation MESTLILNEIKRRKKLFNAISYVDVATEVEPSKLRDLGIYGGAAGVWVNTEVTRDIVDSSSGVAVSVLHTGKDYSDTMSTEGINYDFPNTQRKGSHDQNEIKALKNCFEAQVPLFVISKASNKSLRNVHIGLISSFDEINAKAFIKFVGQDKLFPKANESINESEVEYKVNFERDVNKSLNDSSEKRQGRLSSKSKTPRVVYRLVKDYSRDPDVVAEALYRANGRCEKCQAKAPFKKRSNGQPYLEVHHIIPLSQGGLDSLSNVISLCPNCHREVHFGPAG, via the coding sequence ATGGAAAGTACGTTGATATTAAACGAAATAAAAAGAAGAAAGAAACTTTTCAATGCGATTAGCTATGTGGATGTAGCTACAGAAGTTGAGCCTTCGAAATTAAGAGACTTAGGTATCTATGGCGGTGCTGCTGGTGTATGGGTTAATACTGAAGTAACTAGAGATATAGTTGATAGCTCAAGTGGCGTAGCAGTTAGTGTTTTGCACACGGGTAAAGATTACAGTGACACAATGTCTACAGAAGGTATCAATTACGATTTTCCTAATACCCAACGTAAAGGCAGCCATGATCAAAATGAAATCAAAGCTCTTAAAAATTGCTTTGAAGCGCAAGTTCCATTGTTTGTTATAAGCAAAGCATCAAACAAATCACTTCGAAATGTGCATATTGGTCTCATTAGCAGCTTTGATGAAATTAATGCAAAGGCATTTATCAAATTTGTTGGTCAGGATAAATTGTTCCCAAAAGCGAACGAATCGATCAACGAGTCTGAAGTCGAATATAAAGTAAACTTTGAGAGAGATGTGAATAAATCGCTAAATGACTCTTCGGAGAAGCGTCAAGGGAGATTGTCATCTAAATCCAAAACACCAAGAGTTGTATATCGATTGGTAAAAGACTATAGCAGGGATCCAGATGTAGTTGCTGAGGCTCTTTATAGAGCAAACGGTCGTTGTGAAAAATGCCAAGCGAAAGCTCCATTTAAAAAACGGTCGAATGGTCAGCCATATTTAGAGGTTCATCATATTATTCCATTATCTCAAGGTGGTTTGGATAGCCTTTCAAATGTTATAAGTCTTTGTCCTAATTGCCATAGAGAAGTGCACTTTGGGCCAGCAGGCTAA